A region of Stegostoma tigrinum isolate sSteTig4 chromosome 5, sSteTig4.hap1, whole genome shotgun sequence DNA encodes the following proteins:
- the LOC125451521 gene encoding leucine-rich repeat-containing protein 15-like, translating to MGRILELIVVLFGAGVLSACPEKCFCLSKLVDCRSTALQTIPVDIDPSTQTLFLDGNSLTRIPLDSFRNLRQLSYLGLSSNCLLLQSNIFDPLPRLQALDLSANHLSELPEDLFGNLSNLTWLNLAHNNLHSLHLGKSLTKLTYLDLSNNNLTVFQETFEHFPQLDTLFLNSNQLKTLPETGFSQLLLLKILDLSNNKLSSLPSQFLNHHHKLTDLRLDKNRFKTFSATLFSQLHHLQDLTISGNIISYFPPKQFANLTKLLKLDLSNNSLTFLPLNFLSDLRELQLLKLSDNFIDTLAADAFKYNLKLVYLHLDSNNLRSLPVFDGLSQLEELTLSFNRLRGFPNGFADNLVKLNCLQVTDNLIEQWDIRVFPNITSVLLRNNPICTVKGSGRQATDIDCTKAQC from the coding sequence ATGGGGAGAATCCTAGAGTTGATAGTTGTTCTCTTTGGGGCCGGGGTTCTCTCTGCCTGTCCCGAGAAATGCTTTTGCCTTTCAAAACTTGTCGACTGTCGCAGCACTGCCCTGCAGACCATCCCAGTGGATATCGATCCCAGCACACAGACATTATTCCTGGATGGAAACTCTCTGACTAGAATTCCTCTCGATTCCTTCAGGAACCTGAGACAGCTGAGCTATCTCGGTTTATCCAGTAACTGTCTCCTCCTTCAGAGCAACATCTTCGACCCTCTGCCAAGACTGCAGGCTCTGGATCTAAGTGCAAACCACCTGTCAGAACTCCCAGAAGATCTATTTGGAAACCTCTCCAATCTCACCTGGTTAAACCTGGCCCACAATAACTTACACAGCCTGCACCTAGGGAAATCACTCACTAAACTGACCTACCTGGATCTCTCCAACAATAACCTCACAGTGTTCCAAGAAACATTCGAACATTTTCCTCAACtcgacactctgtttctcaacagTAACCAACTCAAGACACTCCCAGAGACAGGTTTTAGTCAACTGCTTCTCCTCAAAATACTTGACTTGTCAAACAACAAGCTTAGCTCCCTGCCTTCCCAATTCCTCAATCACCACCACAAACTGACCGACCTGCGATTAGACAAAAACAGATTCAAAACCTTCAGTGCAACTCTCTTCTCCCAACTGCATCATCTCCAGGATCTGACCATCTCCGGAAACATCATCAGTTATTTTCCACCTAAACAGTTTGCTAACTTGACAAAGTTATTGAAGCTCGACCTGTCCAACAACTCATTAACATTTCTCCCACTGAACTTCCTTTCCGATCTCAGAGAGTTGCAACTGTTAAAACTCTCTGACAATTTCATTGACACCCTGGCAGCTGACGCATTCAAATATAATCTGAAACTCGTCTATCTGCATTTAGATAGCAACAACCTCAGAAGTCTGCCGGTATTTGATGGGCTTTCACAGTTAGAAGAGTTGACCCTCTCCTTTAATAGGCTGCGAGGCTTTCCAAATGGATTTGCTGATAACCTGGTAAAGCTGAACTGTCTCCAAGTCACTGACAACCTCATTGAGCAATGGGATATCAGAGTGTTTCCAAACATCACCTCTGTGCTCCTGAGGAACAACCCTATTTGCACAGTTAAGGGCTCAGGAAGACAAGCCACCGACATTGACTGTACAAAGGCACAATGTTAA